AGAGTCTGCATCACTCGCAATATTGCACTGTAATCAGTCTCTCTTACTAGAATGAACTGcctgttgtctttctctgtcGAGCTGAATAACTACCTATCCTATgtggtctgatgctgttgcttcatctgccttgattggttgcccactgctcaccagccttctgggcCAGTTTGACCACATTGGAGCTTCTGGCGGTACAACATTGTGCACACTTCACCTGCACTGACCCTTCTGATGATACTGCTGTTGCACAGACTCTAACTACTTAATCATAGCCATTGCTTCTCCTGTTGGGAGCTGTTCCTTGGCACCGTCACTATTGGCTTGCTCATGAAGGCTTGGACCCgaattttgctttgtgacaatgcctgttgtaaaaagctctctctatatatctatttctctctcatatacacacatacatacatgccttgatatatatggttctatacagcatccTTGAAAGACACAAAAGTGAAACCTTGCCTCAGGACATGTTAGGACCTGCTCATGCCCAGCTAGTGTAGACAGTAAGTCTGGTGAAAGTACCTTCCCAGTTAAATCTAAAGAAATGTGAAGAACTTGACTCACACCCTTTGTAGATGGAgcaggggtggggtggggtggggtggtggaTCGGGGGCTTGTTTGGCTCATACTTACAATCCCaaatttctgtctctctttctcaagtCTGAGAAATTCCTCCACAGTCAGATCTTCCACCGACTTCTTCATTGTGATGAAGTTGCAGGTGGGCGAATGCGCTTTGTGCTCCTTTCTATATTGAAGGAAAGCGTGTCAAACATGATTTAAATGTAgaattgtgtttacatgttaaatATGAACTTTAATAGCTAGTGTAAATCTTATGGGCTGATCCTCAAGGTGACTACTGGATAGCTTCACAACAGCATTAAAACACTAACAACGTTTCATGATGCACCTTAAACTCCATGCACcttaatatttccatttttctgacatctggtAAACCGGAGCCGTCAAAGTAGAGCCACATTTGAAAAACAACTGCCATACAATCATTTGATTCGAATATttcacactgcactacactaatTCAAATTTAATCAAACATTCGATAGGACGCACTGATACTCAGAAAAGGGGCCAAACTCAGACAAGCGTATTGTGAAAGTTTTCTCGATAACGTTCCTGTTATATTGACCAGCTCTAATAGGCCGCAGCTCTCGTACAAAGACTCACTTGGGGTCGTCTTCAGGCTCCCAGCCCTCCAGCTCTTTCAGACAAAAGAAGCACTGCGCTACGTCGGGGCTGTTTCCAGACGGTGTGTGAATGAATCCAGCTTTAGCCATCTACAACAAGCATTTTAGTTAACCATTAGCAAAACACTCACCATGAACAGAGACACCGACAACAAAATCCCGTTTCTAAGCTCCATGTAACTATAAGGCTTACAGTCCTAGCTAGTCAGCTAGCGTTAAAGCTAGTTGTTTTGGTCGTATTACTTACGTTCTCAGGGGTACAACCGCAGCCCTCCTCAAACGGCCAGCCAACGAAAGTTAACAGCCTGTTTTCATAGAAATACATCTTTGTATAGCCGTCATTAGCTAGATCCATGTTGATGAAGTCTTTGGGGCTTGGTTtggtgttttgttgttttactgAGCAAGTCACACTACCGCCTGTTGAAGTTTAAATTTCCCAGCGGCCATCTGATTGGTTAAGAGATTTAACACGCATGCGCTCATTCCGGAGAAAGAGCGCCATCTTGTGGAGCGGCTGCAGGTTGATTCATCAAATGATGCATGTAATGACATTTCTTTACTATTTATGATATTTTTGGCAgagaaaaatctgaaatgaCACCATTTATGTCTCACTAAGTTATCAAACTGACAAGACAGTCTATTAGAGGCCTACACTGTGAAAGGACTCAAatgacagcaa
This portion of the Pygocentrus nattereri isolate fPygNat1 chromosome 13, fPygNat1.pri, whole genome shotgun sequence genome encodes:
- the birc5a gene encoding baculoviral IAP repeat-containing protein 5a, with translation MDLANDGYTKMYFYENRLLTFVGWPFEEGCGCTPENMAKAGFIHTPSGNSPDVAQCFFCLKELEGWEPEDDPKKEHKAHSPTCNFITMKKSVEDLTVEEFLRLEKERQKFGIKKTCQQAIVKFEEAVKLKRGKIIQTAMGEE